Proteins encoded by one window of Manihot esculenta cultivar AM560-2 chromosome 10, M.esculenta_v8, whole genome shotgun sequence:
- the LOC110624386 gene encoding telomerase reverse transcriptase isoform X1, with the protein MRKKRRVPLVLWRLFRDRARTLATTITSLIPPHSPLPPPSCHCKGRLCLNCCGTAENAMSFLLQPRDPSDYRKLLNHCFVVVNDDAPPFVTTEFRPRSNWPQHEIVVRTIEMIMREQSSSSNVICCAYDKCNHSSTVVELLTSSAWSLLLERVGDGIMFYLLKNTSIFLPLPPKKHQQVAGPPVSNLVLELTKHATGTEPQHQDPLFIHFGHEMKRDKDDSANPTSDIQQYTPLCIPGSIGCVCGNGGNSIKPFSRNTASIYGHMSVSGTAAPTVGADSTNYVGRPNEMVNPKKRSRPFRWQRRKKHKHSDTDESTSIKPSNDHPADGCIQMGVAEAAPLTTRACALKYVWFSNENFQGSNQVIVKPQKRSRLFQWQSCKKHRHLDAEELSDNTCHLNEDRTLRELQCDLNNNKNGFHEKMLQCSCFHVLQSAHLVSKGAQINRQPMFYNLENTSSVLPRKHLLNSLKPNLAGSKSLFRSIFGLSESDVNVSAPSVPCSHSSTFCITGSSCLYHSLVKLLKLLIRRTHCCKHMRLLDKHCVLSLAQITYLNSNSVLKDNHSKIDVPEKSRGLSTKHCKRTAETNDDQTEAIKSYCSKSQVVSFIWAACRNIVPPDLLGIPSNWRILRRNISKFIQLRRFEKFSLRQCMHKLKTSGFPFLSDKQSLCCLEAEVLNNVQGENLDMRMEFYRLNDATSNLKHMLLEKWILWFFSRLVVPLVQANFYVTESEHGKQDIFYYRKSIWEKLKDRTIGCLKDQNYHFLDASDVKRIISNRLFGFSKLRLCPKENGARMLANLKAPSRMLVQESSSIGMLGKAQPRCQSVKYKHFKSVNCVLRDTYAVLKGIQLKEPERLGSSVFDYNDIYKKLCPFIVGLKNELGSLPDVFIVAADVSKAFDTINQDKLLNVMKDVIHEDEYLLQRSSQVVCTKKSLWVHENLILRDPDISAGFIKSYSACFGSLQTVLVNQGSIRYMKKRELFFNLNEHVKRNVLQLDKTFYLQGIGIPQGSILSSLLCSLYYGHLERNVIFPFLDKNCELATEDLSRRHNCQDAPVPGNSSENRVSSSCYMLLRLIDDFCFISTSKRLAAAFYTRLQGGFPDYNCYMNEDKYCLNFDARHASGLPSNRVYVGEDGISFIRWSGLLLKSCTLEVQADYTRYLNKHLRSTLTVSWQGKPGHRLKTKLCDFMRPKCHPIFFDSNINSGSVVRLNIYQSFLLCAMKFHCYVSEMMYICKLHPISHLKIIGRSLRYMYLLIKKKMRSANTGSYFHPVLQLAAEEVEWLGLNAFIKVLKRKQSRHKELLCMLNSKLLAHKINGTVSSQLSYAVDSSHSSVMWKIKY; encoded by the exons ATGCGGAAGAAACGAAGGGTCCCACTAGTCCTATGGAGGCTGTTCAGGGACCGAGCTCGGACCCTTGCCACCACCATCACATCCTTAATTCCACCTCACTCGCCACTGCCACCACCGTCCTGCCACTGCAAGGGTCGGCTCTGTCTCAACTGCTGTGGCACCGCCGAAAATGCCATGTCGTTTCTCCTCCAACCTCGAGACCCATCCGATTACCGCAAGCTCCTCAATCACTGCTTCGTCGTCGTTAATGATGATGCGCCTCCTTTCGTTACTACTGAGTTCCGCCCTCGCAGCAATTGGCCACAACACGAG ATCGTGGTAAGGACGATTGAAATGATAATGAGAGAGCAATCATCGTCTTCGAATGTAATATGCTGTGCTTATGACAAG TGTAATCATTCAAGCACCGTTGTGGAGCTTCTGACTTCTTCCGCATGGAGTCTTCTATTAGAAAGG GTTGGGGATGGCATCATGTTTTATCTTCTAAAGAATACGTCAATATTTTTGCCACTTCCTCCTAAGAAACACCAACAGGTGGCTGGTCCACCTGTCAGTAATTTGGTACTTGAGTTGACAAAACATGCAACAGGAACAGAGCCACAACATCAAGATCCTTTGTTCATCCATTTTG GACATGAGATGAAGAGGGATAAAGATGATAGTGCTAATCCAACATCTGATATACAACAGTATACTCCTCTCTGTATTCCGGGTTCCATAGGTTGTGTTTGTGGTAATGGTGGTAATTCTATAAAGCCTTTCAGCAGAAATACTGCTAGCATATATGGCCACATGAGTGTCTCTGGAACAGCTGCACCAACAGTTGGAGCTGATTCTACTAACTATGTAGGACGTCCAAATGAAATGGTTAATCCCAAAAAGCGTTCAAGACCTTTTAGGTGGCAGCGTCGCAAAAAGCACAAGCATTCAGATACTGATGAAAGCACTAGTATTAAACCTTCCAATGATCATCCCGCTGATGGATGCATCCAGATGGGTGTTGCAGAAGCAGCACCGCTGACAACTAGAGCTTGTGCTTTGAAATATGTATGGTTctcaaatgaaaattttcaaggcTCAAATCAGGTTATAGTGAAGCCCCAAAAGCGTTCAAGACTATTTCAGTGGCAGAGCTGCAAAAAGCACAGACATTTAGATGCTGAAGAACTCAGTGATAACACTTGTCACTTAAATGAAGATAGAACACTCAGGGAACTTCAGTGTGAccttaataacaataaaaatggTTTCCATGAAAAG ATGTTGCAATGCTCTTGTTTTCACGTGTTGCAATCTGCCCATCTAGTCAGCAAAGGGGCACAGATCAATAGGCAACCTATGTTCTACAATTTGGAAAACACTTCATCAGTTCTTCCCAGAAAAC ATTTGTTAAACTCCTTAAAGCCCAATTTGGCTGGTTCAAAGTCCCTTTTTAGGAGTATTTTTGGCTTATCTGAATCCGATGTAAATGTCAGTGCTCCATCAGTGCCATGCTCCCACAGCAGTACCTTCTGTATCACTGGATCTTCATGCCT GTATCATTCTCTTGTTAAGTTGCTTAAGCTTCTTATACGCCGAACACATTGCTGCAAGCATATGAGATTATTGGATAAGCATTGTGTTTTATCATTGGCACAGATTACCTATCTAAATTCAAACTCAGTGCTCAAG GATAATCATTCAAAGATAGATGTACCTGAGAAATCCCGTGGTCTTAGTACTAAACATTGCAAAAGAACAGCAGAAACAAATGATGACCAGACTGAGGCCATAAAATCTTATTGCTCAAAAAGTCAGGTGGTGTCATTTATATGGGCTGCTTGTAGAAATATAGTTCCTCCAGATTTGTTAGGAATTCCTTCCAACTGGAGAATCTTGAGGAGAAATATTTCCAAGTTCATTCAGCTAAGGagatttgaaaaattttcattaagACAATGTATGCATAAATTGAAGACTTCCGGGTTCCCATTTCTATCAGATAAACAGTCTTTGTGCTGCTTGGAAGCTGAGGTGCTGAATAATGTGCAAGGGGAAAATTTAGACATGCGCATGGAATTCTATAGATTGAATGATGCTACAAGTAATTTGAAACATATGCTTTTAGAGAAATGGATATTATGGTTCTTTTCACGTTTGGTTGTGCCACTAGTGCAAGCCAACTTCTATGTCACTGAAAGTGAGCATGGTAAACAGGACATCTTTTATTATCGGAAGTCAATTTGGGAGAAGTTGAAAGATAGAACCATAGGTTGCTTGAAAGATCAGAACTACCATTTCTTAGATGCCAGTGATGTAAAAAGAATCATAAGCAATAGGTTATTTGGGTTCTCAAAGCTCAGACTTTGCCCAAAAGAGAATGGAGCAAGGATGCTTGCAAATCTGAAAGCACCATCAAGAATGCTTGTTCAAGAATCCTCTTCCATAGGAATGCTAGGAAAAGCGCAACCTCGCTGTCAGTCAGTTAAATATAAGCATTTCAAGTCTGTGAATTGTGTTCTTCGTGATACTTATGCTGTTTTAAAAGGCATACAGTTAAAAGAACCAGAGAGGTTAGGCTCATCAGTGTTTGACTACAATGATATCTATAAAAAGTTATGCCCGTTTATTGTTGGCCTGAAGAATGAATTGGGTAGCTTGCCTGATGTGTTTATTGTTGCTGCTGATGTATCAAAGGCATTTGATACTATTAATCAGGATAAGTTGCTTAATGTAATGAAAGATGTTATACATGAGGATGAATATCTTCTACAACGATCTTCTCAAGTTGTCTGCACCAAGAAGTCTTTGTGGGTTCATGAGAATCTTATATTAAGAGATCCAGACATCAGTGCTGGTtttataaagagttattctgcATGCTTTGGTTCATTGCAAACTGTGCTTGTTAATCAG GGGTCCATCAGGTATATGAAGAAGAGGGAActctttttcaatttgaacgAGCATGTGAAGCGTAATGTCCTGCAGTTAGATAAAACGTTTTATTTGCAAGGTATCGGTATACCCCAAGGAAGCATTTTGTCTTCTCTATTGTGCTCATTATACTATGGGCATCTTGAAAGAAATGTGATCTTTCCATTTCTTGATAAGAATTGTGAACTGGCAACTGAAGATTTATCTAGAAGACACAACTGTCAGGATGCTCCTGTCCCAGGAAATAGCAGTGAAAATAGAGTTAGTTCATCCTGTTACATGCTACTCAGATTAATTGATGACTTCTGCTTTATATCAACCTCAAAGAGGCTGGCTGCTGCCTTTTACACCAGATTACAGGGAGGATTTCCAGATTATAACTGCTATATGAATGAGGATAAATATTGTCTTAATTTTGATGCCAGACATGCATCAGGGCTTCCATCAAACAGGGTTTATGTTGGTGAAGATGGTATCTCATTTATTCGATGGAGTGGCTTGCTTTTAAAGTCGTGTACTTTAGAAGTTCAGGCAGATTATACAAG GTATCTGAACAAGCATTTGAGGTCAACACTTACTGTCTCTTGGCAGGGTAAACCTGGTCACCGGCTGAAGACGAAATTGTGCGACTTCATGAGACCCAAGTGCCATCCCATATTCTTTGATTCAAACATTAACTCTGGGTCTGTTGTTAGATTAAATATCTATCAATCATTTCTATTATGTGCGATGAAGTTCCATTGTTATGTTTCTGAGATGATGTATATCTGCAAACTCCACCCAATATCCCATTTGAAAATCATTGGGAGGTCTTTAAG GTATATGTACTTGCTCATAAAGAAAAAGATGCGATCTGCAAATACTGGTTCTTATTTCCATCCAGTTCTTCAACTGGCTGCAGAAGAAGTTGAATGGCTTGGGTTGAATGCTTTTATCAAAGTATTGAAGAGAAAACAATCTCGGCATAAAGAGTTACTATGCATGTTGAATTCGAAATTGTTAGCCCATAAAATAAACGGGACTGTATCTTCTCAACTTTCTTATGCGGTTGATAGCTCACATTCCTCTGTAATGTGGAAAATCAAGTATTAG
- the LOC110624386 gene encoding telomerase reverse transcriptase isoform X4 yields MESSIRKGHEMKRDKDDSANPTSDIQQYTPLCIPGSIGCVCGNGGNSIKPFSRNTASIYGHMSVSGTAAPTVGADSTNYVGRPNEMVNPKKRSRPFRWQRRKKHKHSDTDESTSIKPSNDHPADGCIQMGVAEAAPLTTRACALKYVWFSNENFQGSNQVIVKPQKRSRLFQWQSCKKHRHLDAEELSDNTCHLNEDRTLRELQCDLNNNKNGFHEKMLQCSCFHVLQSAHLVSKGAQINRQPMFYNLENTSSVLPRKHLLNSLKPNLAGSKSLFRSIFGLSESDVNVSAPSVPCSHSSTFCITGSSCLYHSLVKLLKLLIRRTHCCKHMRLLDKHCVLSLAQITYLNSNSVLKDNHSKIDVPEKSRGLSTKHCKRTAETNDDQTEAIKSYCSKSQVVSFIWAACRNIVPPDLLGIPSNWRILRRNISKFIQLRRFEKFSLRQCMHKLKTSGFPFLSDKQSLCCLEAEVLNNVQGENLDMRMEFYRLNDATSNLKHMLLEKWILWFFSRLVVPLVQANFYVTESEHGKQDIFYYRKSIWEKLKDRTIGCLKDQNYHFLDASDVKRIISNRLFGFSKLRLCPKENGARMLANLKAPSRMLVQESSSIGMLGKAQPRCQSVKYKHFKSVNCVLRDTYAVLKGIQLKEPERLGSSVFDYNDIYKKLCPFIVGLKNELGSLPDVFIVAADVSKAFDTINQDKLLNVMKDVIHEDEYLLQRSSQVVCTKKSLWVHENLILRDPDISAGFIKSYSACFGSLQTVLVNQGSIRYMKKRELFFNLNEHVKRNVLQLDKTFYLQGIGIPQGSILSSLLCSLYYGHLERNVIFPFLDKNCELATEDLSRRHNCQDAPVPGNSSENRVSSSCYMLLRLIDDFCFISTSKRLAAAFYTRLQGGFPDYNCYMNEDKYCLNFDARHASGLPSNRVYVGEDGISFIRWSGLLLKSCTLEVQADYTRYLNKHLRSTLTVSWQGKPGHRLKTKLCDFMRPKCHPIFFDSNINSGSVVRLNIYQSFLLCAMKFHCYVSEMMYICKLHPISHLKIIGRSLRYMYLLIKKKMRSANTGSYFHPVLQLAAEEVEWLGLNAFIKVLKRKQSRHKELLCMLNSKLLAHKINGTVSSQLSYAVDSSHSSVMWKIKY; encoded by the exons ATGGAGTCTTCTATTAGAAAGG GACATGAGATGAAGAGGGATAAAGATGATAGTGCTAATCCAACATCTGATATACAACAGTATACTCCTCTCTGTATTCCGGGTTCCATAGGTTGTGTTTGTGGTAATGGTGGTAATTCTATAAAGCCTTTCAGCAGAAATACTGCTAGCATATATGGCCACATGAGTGTCTCTGGAACAGCTGCACCAACAGTTGGAGCTGATTCTACTAACTATGTAGGACGTCCAAATGAAATGGTTAATCCCAAAAAGCGTTCAAGACCTTTTAGGTGGCAGCGTCGCAAAAAGCACAAGCATTCAGATACTGATGAAAGCACTAGTATTAAACCTTCCAATGATCATCCCGCTGATGGATGCATCCAGATGGGTGTTGCAGAAGCAGCACCGCTGACAACTAGAGCTTGTGCTTTGAAATATGTATGGTTctcaaatgaaaattttcaaggcTCAAATCAGGTTATAGTGAAGCCCCAAAAGCGTTCAAGACTATTTCAGTGGCAGAGCTGCAAAAAGCACAGACATTTAGATGCTGAAGAACTCAGTGATAACACTTGTCACTTAAATGAAGATAGAACACTCAGGGAACTTCAGTGTGAccttaataacaataaaaatggTTTCCATGAAAAG ATGTTGCAATGCTCTTGTTTTCACGTGTTGCAATCTGCCCATCTAGTCAGCAAAGGGGCACAGATCAATAGGCAACCTATGTTCTACAATTTGGAAAACACTTCATCAGTTCTTCCCAGAAAAC ATTTGTTAAACTCCTTAAAGCCCAATTTGGCTGGTTCAAAGTCCCTTTTTAGGAGTATTTTTGGCTTATCTGAATCCGATGTAAATGTCAGTGCTCCATCAGTGCCATGCTCCCACAGCAGTACCTTCTGTATCACTGGATCTTCATGCCT GTATCATTCTCTTGTTAAGTTGCTTAAGCTTCTTATACGCCGAACACATTGCTGCAAGCATATGAGATTATTGGATAAGCATTGTGTTTTATCATTGGCACAGATTACCTATCTAAATTCAAACTCAGTGCTCAAG GATAATCATTCAAAGATAGATGTACCTGAGAAATCCCGTGGTCTTAGTACTAAACATTGCAAAAGAACAGCAGAAACAAATGATGACCAGACTGAGGCCATAAAATCTTATTGCTCAAAAAGTCAGGTGGTGTCATTTATATGGGCTGCTTGTAGAAATATAGTTCCTCCAGATTTGTTAGGAATTCCTTCCAACTGGAGAATCTTGAGGAGAAATATTTCCAAGTTCATTCAGCTAAGGagatttgaaaaattttcattaagACAATGTATGCATAAATTGAAGACTTCCGGGTTCCCATTTCTATCAGATAAACAGTCTTTGTGCTGCTTGGAAGCTGAGGTGCTGAATAATGTGCAAGGGGAAAATTTAGACATGCGCATGGAATTCTATAGATTGAATGATGCTACAAGTAATTTGAAACATATGCTTTTAGAGAAATGGATATTATGGTTCTTTTCACGTTTGGTTGTGCCACTAGTGCAAGCCAACTTCTATGTCACTGAAAGTGAGCATGGTAAACAGGACATCTTTTATTATCGGAAGTCAATTTGGGAGAAGTTGAAAGATAGAACCATAGGTTGCTTGAAAGATCAGAACTACCATTTCTTAGATGCCAGTGATGTAAAAAGAATCATAAGCAATAGGTTATTTGGGTTCTCAAAGCTCAGACTTTGCCCAAAAGAGAATGGAGCAAGGATGCTTGCAAATCTGAAAGCACCATCAAGAATGCTTGTTCAAGAATCCTCTTCCATAGGAATGCTAGGAAAAGCGCAACCTCGCTGTCAGTCAGTTAAATATAAGCATTTCAAGTCTGTGAATTGTGTTCTTCGTGATACTTATGCTGTTTTAAAAGGCATACAGTTAAAAGAACCAGAGAGGTTAGGCTCATCAGTGTTTGACTACAATGATATCTATAAAAAGTTATGCCCGTTTATTGTTGGCCTGAAGAATGAATTGGGTAGCTTGCCTGATGTGTTTATTGTTGCTGCTGATGTATCAAAGGCATTTGATACTATTAATCAGGATAAGTTGCTTAATGTAATGAAAGATGTTATACATGAGGATGAATATCTTCTACAACGATCTTCTCAAGTTGTCTGCACCAAGAAGTCTTTGTGGGTTCATGAGAATCTTATATTAAGAGATCCAGACATCAGTGCTGGTtttataaagagttattctgcATGCTTTGGTTCATTGCAAACTGTGCTTGTTAATCAG GGGTCCATCAGGTATATGAAGAAGAGGGAActctttttcaatttgaacgAGCATGTGAAGCGTAATGTCCTGCAGTTAGATAAAACGTTTTATTTGCAAGGTATCGGTATACCCCAAGGAAGCATTTTGTCTTCTCTATTGTGCTCATTATACTATGGGCATCTTGAAAGAAATGTGATCTTTCCATTTCTTGATAAGAATTGTGAACTGGCAACTGAAGATTTATCTAGAAGACACAACTGTCAGGATGCTCCTGTCCCAGGAAATAGCAGTGAAAATAGAGTTAGTTCATCCTGTTACATGCTACTCAGATTAATTGATGACTTCTGCTTTATATCAACCTCAAAGAGGCTGGCTGCTGCCTTTTACACCAGATTACAGGGAGGATTTCCAGATTATAACTGCTATATGAATGAGGATAAATATTGTCTTAATTTTGATGCCAGACATGCATCAGGGCTTCCATCAAACAGGGTTTATGTTGGTGAAGATGGTATCTCATTTATTCGATGGAGTGGCTTGCTTTTAAAGTCGTGTACTTTAGAAGTTCAGGCAGATTATACAAG GTATCTGAACAAGCATTTGAGGTCAACACTTACTGTCTCTTGGCAGGGTAAACCTGGTCACCGGCTGAAGACGAAATTGTGCGACTTCATGAGACCCAAGTGCCATCCCATATTCTTTGATTCAAACATTAACTCTGGGTCTGTTGTTAGATTAAATATCTATCAATCATTTCTATTATGTGCGATGAAGTTCCATTGTTATGTTTCTGAGATGATGTATATCTGCAAACTCCACCCAATATCCCATTTGAAAATCATTGGGAGGTCTTTAAG GTATATGTACTTGCTCATAAAGAAAAAGATGCGATCTGCAAATACTGGTTCTTATTTCCATCCAGTTCTTCAACTGGCTGCAGAAGAAGTTGAATGGCTTGGGTTGAATGCTTTTATCAAAGTATTGAAGAGAAAACAATCTCGGCATAAAGAGTTACTATGCATGTTGAATTCGAAATTGTTAGCCCATAAAATAAACGGGACTGTATCTTCTCAACTTTCTTATGCGGTTGATAGCTCACATTCCTCTGTAATGTGGAAAATCAAGTATTAG
- the LOC110624386 gene encoding telomerase reverse transcriptase isoform X2, which translates to MQVGDGIMFYLLKNTSIFLPLPPKKHQQVAGPPVSNLVLELTKHATGTEPQHQDPLFIHFGHEMKRDKDDSANPTSDIQQYTPLCIPGSIGCVCGNGGNSIKPFSRNTASIYGHMSVSGTAAPTVGADSTNYVGRPNEMVNPKKRSRPFRWQRRKKHKHSDTDESTSIKPSNDHPADGCIQMGVAEAAPLTTRACALKYVWFSNENFQGSNQVIVKPQKRSRLFQWQSCKKHRHLDAEELSDNTCHLNEDRTLRELQCDLNNNKNGFHEKMLQCSCFHVLQSAHLVSKGAQINRQPMFYNLENTSSVLPRKHLLNSLKPNLAGSKSLFRSIFGLSESDVNVSAPSVPCSHSSTFCITGSSCLYHSLVKLLKLLIRRTHCCKHMRLLDKHCVLSLAQITYLNSNSVLKDNHSKIDVPEKSRGLSTKHCKRTAETNDDQTEAIKSYCSKSQVVSFIWAACRNIVPPDLLGIPSNWRILRRNISKFIQLRRFEKFSLRQCMHKLKTSGFPFLSDKQSLCCLEAEVLNNVQGENLDMRMEFYRLNDATSNLKHMLLEKWILWFFSRLVVPLVQANFYVTESEHGKQDIFYYRKSIWEKLKDRTIGCLKDQNYHFLDASDVKRIISNRLFGFSKLRLCPKENGARMLANLKAPSRMLVQESSSIGMLGKAQPRCQSVKYKHFKSVNCVLRDTYAVLKGIQLKEPERLGSSVFDYNDIYKKLCPFIVGLKNELGSLPDVFIVAADVSKAFDTINQDKLLNVMKDVIHEDEYLLQRSSQVVCTKKSLWVHENLILRDPDISAGFIKSYSACFGSLQTVLVNQGSIRYMKKRELFFNLNEHVKRNVLQLDKTFYLQGIGIPQGSILSSLLCSLYYGHLERNVIFPFLDKNCELATEDLSRRHNCQDAPVPGNSSENRVSSSCYMLLRLIDDFCFISTSKRLAAAFYTRLQGGFPDYNCYMNEDKYCLNFDARHASGLPSNRVYVGEDGISFIRWSGLLLKSCTLEVQADYTRYLNKHLRSTLTVSWQGKPGHRLKTKLCDFMRPKCHPIFFDSNINSGSVVRLNIYQSFLLCAMKFHCYVSEMMYICKLHPISHLKIIGRSLRYMYLLIKKKMRSANTGSYFHPVLQLAAEEVEWLGLNAFIKVLKRKQSRHKELLCMLNSKLLAHKINGTVSSQLSYAVDSSHSSVMWKIKY; encoded by the exons ATGCAGGTTGGGGATGGCATCATGTTTTATCTTCTAAAGAATACGTCAATATTTTTGCCACTTCCTCCTAAGAAACACCAACAGGTGGCTGGTCCACCTGTCAGTAATTTGGTACTTGAGTTGACAAAACATGCAACAGGAACAGAGCCACAACATCAAGATCCTTTGTTCATCCATTTTG GACATGAGATGAAGAGGGATAAAGATGATAGTGCTAATCCAACATCTGATATACAACAGTATACTCCTCTCTGTATTCCGGGTTCCATAGGTTGTGTTTGTGGTAATGGTGGTAATTCTATAAAGCCTTTCAGCAGAAATACTGCTAGCATATATGGCCACATGAGTGTCTCTGGAACAGCTGCACCAACAGTTGGAGCTGATTCTACTAACTATGTAGGACGTCCAAATGAAATGGTTAATCCCAAAAAGCGTTCAAGACCTTTTAGGTGGCAGCGTCGCAAAAAGCACAAGCATTCAGATACTGATGAAAGCACTAGTATTAAACCTTCCAATGATCATCCCGCTGATGGATGCATCCAGATGGGTGTTGCAGAAGCAGCACCGCTGACAACTAGAGCTTGTGCTTTGAAATATGTATGGTTctcaaatgaaaattttcaaggcTCAAATCAGGTTATAGTGAAGCCCCAAAAGCGTTCAAGACTATTTCAGTGGCAGAGCTGCAAAAAGCACAGACATTTAGATGCTGAAGAACTCAGTGATAACACTTGTCACTTAAATGAAGATAGAACACTCAGGGAACTTCAGTGTGAccttaataacaataaaaatggTTTCCATGAAAAG ATGTTGCAATGCTCTTGTTTTCACGTGTTGCAATCTGCCCATCTAGTCAGCAAAGGGGCACAGATCAATAGGCAACCTATGTTCTACAATTTGGAAAACACTTCATCAGTTCTTCCCAGAAAAC ATTTGTTAAACTCCTTAAAGCCCAATTTGGCTGGTTCAAAGTCCCTTTTTAGGAGTATTTTTGGCTTATCTGAATCCGATGTAAATGTCAGTGCTCCATCAGTGCCATGCTCCCACAGCAGTACCTTCTGTATCACTGGATCTTCATGCCT GTATCATTCTCTTGTTAAGTTGCTTAAGCTTCTTATACGCCGAACACATTGCTGCAAGCATATGAGATTATTGGATAAGCATTGTGTTTTATCATTGGCACAGATTACCTATCTAAATTCAAACTCAGTGCTCAAG GATAATCATTCAAAGATAGATGTACCTGAGAAATCCCGTGGTCTTAGTACTAAACATTGCAAAAGAACAGCAGAAACAAATGATGACCAGACTGAGGCCATAAAATCTTATTGCTCAAAAAGTCAGGTGGTGTCATTTATATGGGCTGCTTGTAGAAATATAGTTCCTCCAGATTTGTTAGGAATTCCTTCCAACTGGAGAATCTTGAGGAGAAATATTTCCAAGTTCATTCAGCTAAGGagatttgaaaaattttcattaagACAATGTATGCATAAATTGAAGACTTCCGGGTTCCCATTTCTATCAGATAAACAGTCTTTGTGCTGCTTGGAAGCTGAGGTGCTGAATAATGTGCAAGGGGAAAATTTAGACATGCGCATGGAATTCTATAGATTGAATGATGCTACAAGTAATTTGAAACATATGCTTTTAGAGAAATGGATATTATGGTTCTTTTCACGTTTGGTTGTGCCACTAGTGCAAGCCAACTTCTATGTCACTGAAAGTGAGCATGGTAAACAGGACATCTTTTATTATCGGAAGTCAATTTGGGAGAAGTTGAAAGATAGAACCATAGGTTGCTTGAAAGATCAGAACTACCATTTCTTAGATGCCAGTGATGTAAAAAGAATCATAAGCAATAGGTTATTTGGGTTCTCAAAGCTCAGACTTTGCCCAAAAGAGAATGGAGCAAGGATGCTTGCAAATCTGAAAGCACCATCAAGAATGCTTGTTCAAGAATCCTCTTCCATAGGAATGCTAGGAAAAGCGCAACCTCGCTGTCAGTCAGTTAAATATAAGCATTTCAAGTCTGTGAATTGTGTTCTTCGTGATACTTATGCTGTTTTAAAAGGCATACAGTTAAAAGAACCAGAGAGGTTAGGCTCATCAGTGTTTGACTACAATGATATCTATAAAAAGTTATGCCCGTTTATTGTTGGCCTGAAGAATGAATTGGGTAGCTTGCCTGATGTGTTTATTGTTGCTGCTGATGTATCAAAGGCATTTGATACTATTAATCAGGATAAGTTGCTTAATGTAATGAAAGATGTTATACATGAGGATGAATATCTTCTACAACGATCTTCTCAAGTTGTCTGCACCAAGAAGTCTTTGTGGGTTCATGAGAATCTTATATTAAGAGATCCAGACATCAGTGCTGGTtttataaagagttattctgcATGCTTTGGTTCATTGCAAACTGTGCTTGTTAATCAG GGGTCCATCAGGTATATGAAGAAGAGGGAActctttttcaatttgaacgAGCATGTGAAGCGTAATGTCCTGCAGTTAGATAAAACGTTTTATTTGCAAGGTATCGGTATACCCCAAGGAAGCATTTTGTCTTCTCTATTGTGCTCATTATACTATGGGCATCTTGAAAGAAATGTGATCTTTCCATTTCTTGATAAGAATTGTGAACTGGCAACTGAAGATTTATCTAGAAGACACAACTGTCAGGATGCTCCTGTCCCAGGAAATAGCAGTGAAAATAGAGTTAGTTCATCCTGTTACATGCTACTCAGATTAATTGATGACTTCTGCTTTATATCAACCTCAAAGAGGCTGGCTGCTGCCTTTTACACCAGATTACAGGGAGGATTTCCAGATTATAACTGCTATATGAATGAGGATAAATATTGTCTTAATTTTGATGCCAGACATGCATCAGGGCTTCCATCAAACAGGGTTTATGTTGGTGAAGATGGTATCTCATTTATTCGATGGAGTGGCTTGCTTTTAAAGTCGTGTACTTTAGAAGTTCAGGCAGATTATACAAG GTATCTGAACAAGCATTTGAGGTCAACACTTACTGTCTCTTGGCAGGGTAAACCTGGTCACCGGCTGAAGACGAAATTGTGCGACTTCATGAGACCCAAGTGCCATCCCATATTCTTTGATTCAAACATTAACTCTGGGTCTGTTGTTAGATTAAATATCTATCAATCATTTCTATTATGTGCGATGAAGTTCCATTGTTATGTTTCTGAGATGATGTATATCTGCAAACTCCACCCAATATCCCATTTGAAAATCATTGGGAGGTCTTTAAG GTATATGTACTTGCTCATAAAGAAAAAGATGCGATCTGCAAATACTGGTTCTTATTTCCATCCAGTTCTTCAACTGGCTGCAGAAGAAGTTGAATGGCTTGGGTTGAATGCTTTTATCAAAGTATTGAAGAGAAAACAATCTCGGCATAAAGAGTTACTATGCATGTTGAATTCGAAATTGTTAGCCCATAAAATAAACGGGACTGTATCTTCTCAACTTTCTTATGCGGTTGATAGCTCACATTCCTCTGTAATGTGGAAAATCAAGTATTAG